The Flavobacterium faecale genome has a segment encoding these proteins:
- the gldI gene encoding gliding motility-associated peptidyl-prolyl isomerase GldI — MKIKIAIGLLLSILTIGCKNNQEARRPISHSSGTFMKKSIDKNKKLIASEEQQIKNIIKNDGKTPYTASSKGYWYSYTTKNVTDTITPKKGDVAFFSYEIKDLSNKIIYSELELRPQTYYVDKQDILIGLRDGIKLMHRGEEVNFLFPSHKAYGYRGDTKKIGSNTPLLITVKLRDFKSEVAYKKEQSDKVKRDLEAQKNAETESNAVPKTPKSTPKPNDTIN, encoded by the coding sequence ATGAAAATCAAAATCGCAATAGGATTACTGCTTTCGATACTAACCATTGGTTGCAAAAACAATCAAGAGGCAAGACGACCGATATCACATTCATCTGGGACTTTTATGAAAAAGTCTATCGATAAAAACAAAAAATTGATTGCTAGCGAAGAACAGCAAATTAAAAATATCATCAAGAATGATGGCAAAACTCCTTATACAGCATCAAGTAAAGGATATTGGTACAGTTACACCACAAAAAATGTAACGGATACCATCACACCAAAGAAAGGTGATGTTGCTTTCTTCTCTTATGAAATTAAGGATTTATCGAATAAAATTATTTATTCAGAATTAGAATTGCGTCCGCAAACGTATTATGTTGACAAACAAGATATATTAATTGGACTGCGTGACGGAATAAAATTGATGCACCGTGGTGAAGAGGTAAACTTTCTATTTCCTTCGCACAAAGCCTACGGATATAGAGGCGACACCAAAAAAATTGGTTCTAATACACCTTTGTTAATTACTGTAAAACTACGAGATTTTAAATCTGAAGTTGCGTATAAAAAAGAACAATCCGATAAAGTAAAAAGAGACCTAGAAGCACAAAAAAATGCAGAAACGGAATCAAATGCAGTACCAAAAACACCTAAATCAACTCCAAAACCTAACGATACTATAAACTAA
- a CDS encoding YceI family protein yields the protein MTNRTIWAIDPLHSDVQFKIRHLVISTVTGTFRKFDGRIVKEGDDFNNAKVNFKIDVKSIDTNQSQRDEHLQSGDFFAADEFPEITFESTSFVNQGGNDYKMIGNLTMKGVTKTVELNVEYGGSEDNGHGILKHGFEITGTVNRMEFGMTWNKLTDTGGLGLGENIKLIANIQVAELVEEGVEIKA from the coding sequence ATGACAAATAGAACAATTTGGGCAATTGACCCACTACATTCAGATGTGCAATTTAAAATTAGACATTTAGTAATATCTACCGTAACAGGCACTTTCAGAAAATTTGACGGCAGAATTGTTAAAGAAGGAGACGATTTTAACAATGCCAAAGTAAATTTTAAGATTGATGTAAAAAGTATCGACACCAACCAATCACAGCGTGATGAACATTTACAAAGTGGCGATTTTTTTGCCGCAGACGAATTTCCTGAAATTACTTTTGAGTCCACATCGTTTGTAAACCAAGGCGGAAACGATTACAAAATGATTGGTAATTTAACAATGAAAGGAGTAACCAAAACTGTCGAGCTGAATGTAGAATATGGTGGCTCGGAAGATAATGGTCACGGTATTCTAAAACACGGCTTTGAAATAACAGGAACGGTAAACCGTATGGAATTTGGAATGACTTGGAATAAATTGACAGACACAGGTGGTTTAGGTTTGGGTGAAAATATTAAACTAATTGCAAACATTCAGGTGGCTGAATTGGTTGAAGAAGGGGTTGAAATAAAAGCGTAA
- a CDS encoding winged helix-turn-helix transcriptional regulator: protein MNQKEDICQHKLMVTRDTLEVIQGKWRIPIIIALTFGEKRFGELQRDIADISPKMLSQELKALETNKIITRTLYDSMPVTVEYSLTPLGKSMKNLLNEILNWGVHFRKEIIGK from the coding sequence ATGAATCAAAAAGAAGATATTTGCCAACATAAATTAATGGTAACAAGAGATACATTAGAAGTAATACAAGGAAAATGGCGAATACCTATAATTATTGCTTTAACTTTTGGCGAAAAACGCTTTGGTGAATTGCAAAGAGATATTGCCGACATATCTCCAAAAATGCTGTCGCAAGAATTGAAGGCTTTGGAAACGAACAAAATTATTACACGAACGCTTTATGATAGTATGCCAGTAACTGTCGAGTATTCGCTAACACCATTAGGCAAATCAATGAAAAATTTGCTTAATGAAATTTTAAATTGGGGTGTTCATTTTCGGAAAGAAATTATTGGAAAATAA
- a CDS encoding DHH family phosphoesterase yields the protein MKIQDIQAIQLLLATPKKIAIIPHRGPDGDAMGSTLALYHFLLQFNHQAVVIAPNEFPDFLAWLPGSETVQIFEKEKDKCTQILNEADLVFTLDFNAFHRVGEEMEKVLASLTTTFIMIDHHQKPDDYAKFVYSDTSIGSTCEMIFNFISLLGEVASIDKTIGTCIYTGILTDSGSFKFPGTTGNTHRIVAQLIDLGVENTQIPNLLFDNSSYSRLQLLGRALQNMKILDKHHASYTTLTQDELDSFNYIKGDTEGIVNYGLSIKGIHLTAIFIENKDEEIIKISFRSQGDFDVNQFARDHFNGGGHRNAAGGKSDVSMEETVAKFESIVSQLN from the coding sequence ATGAAAATACAAGACATACAAGCTATACAGCTATTATTAGCGACTCCAAAAAAAATTGCAATTATTCCGCATCGCGGGCCAGACGGTGATGCTATGGGCTCTACCCTAGCCTTATACCATTTTTTATTACAATTCAATCACCAAGCGGTAGTAATTGCTCCAAACGAATTTCCAGATTTCTTGGCGTGGTTGCCTGGTTCAGAAACCGTTCAAATTTTCGAAAAAGAGAAAGATAAATGTACTCAGATACTAAATGAAGCAGATCTAGTTTTTACTTTAGATTTTAATGCTTTCCACCGTGTTGGCGAAGAAATGGAGAAAGTTTTGGCAAGTTTGACCACGACCTTCATCATGATTGACCACCACCAAAAACCAGATGATTATGCCAAATTTGTCTATTCAGACACTTCTATTGGCTCAACCTGCGAGATGATCTTCAACTTTATCTCTTTATTAGGAGAAGTTGCCTCGATCGACAAAACAATTGGAACTTGCATCTATACCGGAATCCTTACCGATTCGGGCTCTTTTAAATTTCCGGGAACAACAGGAAACACCCATCGTATTGTTGCTCAACTGATTGACTTGGGAGTAGAAAATACTCAGATTCCAAATCTACTTTTCGATAATAGTTCGTACAGCCGTTTGCAACTGTTAGGCCGTGCTTTACAAAACATGAAAATTCTTGATAAGCATCATGCATCCTACACAACGCTAACACAAGATGAACTGGACAGTTTCAATTATATCAAAGGCGATACAGAAGGAATTGTGAATTATGGTTTGAGCATCAAAGGAATTCATTTGACCGCTATTTTTATCGAAAATAAAGACGAGGAAATCATCAAGATTTCGTTTCGTTCACAAGGAGATTTCGATGTAAATCAATTCGCAAGAGATCACTTTAATGGTGGTGGGCATCGCAACGCTGCTGGTGGAAAATCTGATGTTTCAATGGAAGAAACGGTTGCTAAATTCGAATCAATAGTAAGTCAATTAAACTAG
- a CDS encoding RidA family protein has product MKRENILTGSPWEDKMGYCRAVRIGNIIEVSGTVAIIDGENVKADDAHAQTLNILERVEKVLQDLNASMSDVIRTRIFTTDVSTFEAVATAHATFFKDIKPTTGFYGINQLVAPEYLVEIELTAVLSE; this is encoded by the coding sequence ATGAAAAGAGAAAACATCCTTACAGGTTCACCTTGGGAAGATAAAATGGGATATTGTCGTGCAGTACGCATAGGAAACATCATTGAAGTATCGGGTACGGTAGCGATTATTGATGGCGAAAATGTAAAAGCTGATGATGCACATGCACAAACATTAAACATCTTGGAGCGAGTTGAAAAAGTATTACAGGACCTGAATGCTAGTATGAGCGATGTGATTCGTACTCGTATTTTTACTACTGATGTAAGTACTTTTGAGGCCGTTGCTACTGCTCATGCCACTTTTTTCAAGGACATCAAACCTACAACTGGTTTTTACGGAATCAATCAATTGGTTGCTCCAGAATATTTGGTTGAAATTGAATTAACTGCTGTTCTTTCTGAATAA
- a CDS encoding peptidylprolyl isomerase, with protein MKLKLLCLLFLGVVSLQAQTVKKKVVAKKTTTTAKPIAKKPVITDGIFATIETPKGAIVLALEYKKTPVTVANFISLAEGTNPFIKDEKLKGKPFYNGLKFHRVINDFMIQGGDPQGTGAGDPGYSFKDEFIPDLSFDKGGILAMANSGPKTNGSQFFITHKDTPWLNQKHTVFGHVTQGMDVVNKITQNDVITKITINKVGSEAKKFDAAKVFAAYFNNKAEDEKKQALVDEENRKMALQKIEDEKKAYIEKYAPVIAAKKAYIADVKATATTTPSGLAYKIINKGSGVKPAVGSTLYFHYAGYLEDGALFDTSYEELSKTYGQHNPNRAAQNGYQPFPYELGKKDSMIPGFTEAIELMTYGEKIIAILPSKLAYGESGAGGVIPPNATLVFEIEVFQNKPEPTK; from the coding sequence ATGAAATTAAAACTTTTATGCCTCCTTTTTTTAGGAGTAGTGAGCCTACAAGCACAAACAGTAAAGAAAAAAGTTGTTGCAAAAAAAACAACTACAACTGCTAAACCTATTGCAAAGAAACCGGTAATAACAGACGGCATTTTTGCTACCATTGAAACCCCAAAAGGTGCTATTGTTTTGGCATTAGAATATAAAAAAACACCTGTAACAGTAGCCAACTTTATTTCCTTGGCCGAAGGAACAAATCCTTTTATTAAGGACGAAAAATTGAAAGGAAAACCATTTTACAACGGATTAAAATTTCATAGAGTTATTAATGATTTCATGATTCAAGGTGGTGACCCACAAGGTACAGGCGCTGGAGATCCAGGATACTCTTTTAAAGATGAATTTATTCCTGACCTATCCTTTGACAAAGGCGGAATATTAGCCATGGCAAATTCTGGACCAAAAACCAACGGTAGCCAATTCTTTATCACCCACAAAGACACACCATGGTTGAATCAAAAACATACCGTATTTGGTCATGTGACACAAGGAATGGATGTTGTGAATAAGATCACACAAAATGATGTAATCACCAAAATCACCATCAACAAAGTGGGATCCGAAGCCAAAAAATTTGATGCAGCCAAAGTATTTGCTGCCTACTTCAATAATAAAGCTGAAGACGAGAAAAAACAAGCGCTAGTTGATGAAGAGAACAGAAAGATGGCACTTCAAAAAATCGAAGATGAGAAGAAAGCTTATATTGAGAAATATGCACCTGTAATCGCAGCTAAAAAGGCTTATATAGCCGATGTAAAAGCGACTGCAACGACTACTCCATCTGGATTGGCATACAAAATCATAAACAAAGGATCTGGTGTTAAACCAGCCGTAGGGTCAACTTTGTATTTTCATTATGCAGGTTACCTAGAAGACGGTGCCTTATTTGATACAAGCTACGAAGAATTAAGTAAAACTTACGGTCAACACAATCCGAACCGTGCTGCTCAAAACGGATACCAGCCTTTTCCTTATGAATTAGGAAAGAAAGACAGCATGATTCCAGGTTTTACAGAAGCTATTGAATTGATGACGTATGGTGAGAAAATCATCGCTATCCTCCCTTCAAAATTAGCTTATGGTGAAAGTGGTGCTGGAGGTGTTATTCCGCCAAACGCAACATTAGTTTTCGAAATAGAGGTTTTCCAGAATAAACCGGAACCGACTAAATAG
- the bshB1 gene encoding bacillithiol biosynthesis deacetylase BshB1, with product MKLDILAFGAHPDDIELGCSGTIVKEIALGKKVGIVDLTRGELGTRGTAEIRDQEATDAAKIMGVSVRENLEMRDGFFINDEKHQMQVIEMIRKYKPEIVLCNAVDDRHIDHGKGSKLVSDACFLSGLRMIETTLEGVQQEAWRPKLVYHYIQWKNIVPDFVVDITGYEKVKEAAILAYRSQFYDPNSKEPESPISSKTFLESINYRSRDLGRLSGVEYAEGFTVERYLAVNSLGDLK from the coding sequence ATGAAATTAGATATTTTAGCTTTTGGAGCTCACCCTGATGATATCGAGTTAGGTTGTTCTGGAACCATCGTAAAAGAAATTGCATTAGGAAAAAAAGTCGGTATTGTAGATTTAACCCGAGGAGAACTAGGGACTCGTGGTACGGCCGAAATTAGAGATCAAGAAGCAACCGATGCAGCAAAGATCATGGGCGTGTCTGTTCGTGAAAATTTGGAGATGCGTGATGGTTTCTTTATCAATGATGAAAAACACCAAATGCAGGTGATAGAAATGATTCGAAAGTACAAACCAGAGATCGTTTTGTGCAATGCGGTCGACGACCGTCATATCGATCACGGAAAAGGGAGTAAGTTAGTTTCTGATGCTTGTTTTTTGTCGGGCTTACGAATGATCGAAACCACACTAGAGGGAGTGCAACAAGAAGCATGGCGACCAAAGCTAGTTTATCATTATATTCAATGGAAAAATATAGTACCAGACTTTGTCGTTGATATAACGGGGTATGAAAAAGTGAAAGAAGCTGCTATCTTAGCGTACCGTTCGCAATTTTATGACCCAAATTCGAAAGAACCAGAGTCTCCAATTTCGTCAAAAACCTTTCTTGAAAGTATCAATTATCGCTCAAGAGACCTAGGAAGACTATCAGGAGTAGAATATGCAGAAGGTTTTACAGTAGAAAGATATTTGGCAGTCAATAGCTTAGGTGATTTGAAGTGA
- a CDS encoding Fic family protein, protein MLPNYLLKFNEALLLFQNKFPRLEWGEDFKSSLINDYTFYSARVEDSKLEYGDTIRFLNNETIRGINFNSLMNVSEHQSVLKNVLDNFQNFQLTEDAIKNIHRSLMNNPLAWETEFKPELVGNYRNIPTVGSREPFFENKEYAPHYNLEFIMASYIDMFNDRINQIDNNDAEKHLLTRIAYFHNKFLNDIHPFADGNGRVCRIIVGAILMKNNCAPIFPEIVTQEEQIEYISTIVKCEQNKNDELLVEYFAKGMAKYLLKRVMEKL, encoded by the coding sequence ATGCTTCCAAATTACTTATTGAAATTTAATGAGGCTCTTTTATTATTTCAGAATAAATTTCCTAGATTAGAATGGGGTGAAGATTTTAAGTCTTCACTTATAAATGATTATACATTTTATTCCGCAAGAGTTGAAGATTCAAAATTAGAGTACGGAGACACAATTCGTTTTCTAAATAACGAAACAATAAGAGGTATTAATTTTAATTCCCTAATGAATGTTTCTGAACATCAAAGTGTTTTAAAAAATGTTTTAGATAATTTTCAAAATTTTCAATTAACAGAAGATGCTATTAAAAATATTCATCGAAGTTTAATGAATAATCCATTAGCTTGGGAAACTGAGTTTAAACCTGAACTTGTTGGGAATTATAGAAATATTCCGACAGTTGGATCAAGAGAACCTTTTTTTGAAAATAAAGAATATGCACCACATTATAATTTAGAATTTATAATGGCATCATATATAGATATGTTCAATGACAGAATAAACCAAATTGACAATAATGATGCTGAAAAACATTTACTTACAAGAATTGCATATTTCCATAATAAATTTTTAAATGATATTCATCCATTTGCTGATGGTAATGGGAGAGTTTGTAGAATAATTGTAGGAGCAATATTAATGAAAAATAATTGTGCACCTATTTTTCCCGAAATTGTAACACAAGAAGAACAGATAGAGTATATAAGTACAATTGTAAAATGCGAACAAAATAAAAATGATGAGTTATTAGTAGAATATTTTGCAAAAGGAATGGCTAAATATTTATTAAAAAGAGTGATGGAGAAATTATAA
- a CDS encoding voltage-gated chloride channel family protein — MLEKVTTTLPIMLKWLFICVLIGIFSGSASAFFLVTLEWVTQVRIQNSWIIWLLPFGGLIIGLGYHYYGGTVVRGNNLLLEEYDNPKTVIPLKMAPFVLVGTLITHLFGGSAGREGTAVQMGGAIADQFQALFKLENIERRTLIVMGISAGFASIFGTPWAGALFAIEVLYCSKIDFKTILLSFIVAFVAYFTVEVWAVKHTHYSIPEVPSWTPTLLMWAVVASIYFGFAAMAFSRTTHFWGRTFSKYISYPPLRPVVGGLVLVLAIHFFNVQKFVGLGVPVIVEAFNNPSANFDFLLKILFTGFTLGCGFKGGEVTPLFFVGATLGSALSMVVPLPIALLAGMGFVAVFSGATHTPIACTAMGLELFGMESGWYIALACGIAYLASGSIGIYSSQNSKGVKYHLYERFRKRNLKNL; from the coding sequence ATGTTAGAAAAAGTCACTACTACACTGCCTATCATGCTCAAATGGTTATTCATTTGTGTTTTGATAGGCATTTTTTCGGGTTCTGCCTCTGCTTTTTTCTTGGTTACCTTAGAATGGGTAACCCAGGTTAGGATTCAAAATTCATGGATCATTTGGCTATTACCGTTTGGAGGTTTAATTATTGGTCTTGGTTATCATTATTATGGAGGTACAGTTGTACGAGGTAATAATTTACTGCTCGAAGAATATGACAATCCCAAAACTGTAATTCCGCTCAAAATGGCGCCATTTGTACTTGTAGGTACATTGATTACACATCTTTTTGGAGGATCGGCTGGACGTGAAGGTACGGCCGTACAAATGGGTGGCGCTATTGCAGATCAATTTCAAGCACTTTTTAAACTAGAAAACATTGAGCGACGCACCCTTATTGTCATGGGGATTAGCGCTGGATTTGCCTCAATCTTTGGAACACCTTGGGCAGGTGCTCTATTTGCCATCGAAGTACTCTATTGCAGTAAAATTGATTTTAAAACCATCCTACTTTCCTTTATTGTGGCCTTTGTTGCCTATTTCACAGTAGAAGTTTGGGCCGTCAAACATACCCACTACAGCATTCCCGAAGTGCCTAGTTGGACACCTACATTACTTATGTGGGCAGTGGTAGCCAGCATCTATTTCGGATTTGCCGCAATGGCTTTTTCTAGAACAACACATTTTTGGGGGAGAACATTTAGTAAATACATTTCTTACCCACCCTTACGTCCTGTGGTTGGTGGACTTGTTTTGGTACTAGCTATTCATTTTTTTAATGTTCAAAAATTTGTAGGACTCGGCGTTCCGGTCATTGTAGAAGCGTTTAATAATCCTAGCGCTAATTTTGACTTTCTATTAAAAATTCTTTTCACCGGATTTACACTGGGTTGCGGTTTTAAAGGAGGCGAAGTTACACCACTATTTTTTGTTGGTGCAACACTTGGCAGCGCACTCTCTATGGTGGTTCCGCTACCAATCGCCTTACTAGCAGGTATGGGATTTGTAGCCGTATTTTCGGGTGCTACACATACACCTATAGCATGTACTGCGATGGGGCTCGAACTTTTTGGCATGGAAAGTGGTTGGTATATTGCGCTAGCCTGTGGTATTGCTTATTTGGCTTCGGGATCTATTGGTATCTACAGTTCACAAAATTCAAAAGGAGTAAAATACCATTTGTATGAGCGTTTTAGAAAGAGAAATTTGAAGAATTTGTAA
- the ltrA gene encoding group II intron reverse transcriptase/maturase, giving the protein MIARVVHPYNLQKALEHVISNRGSAGVDGVKVSQLKEGFPKRKPQLLEDIANGNYCSQPILGVEIPKGNGKVRLLGVPTTTDRVLQQAVSQVIAPLFETEFSSNSFGFRPNKNARQAVGQSRDYIHQGLNHIVDIDLKNFFDEVDHCLLLNLVYRKVKCKTTMRLIRKWLRAPIQIKGKLQKRRKGVPQGSPLSPLLSNILLHELDKEMTRRKYKFVRYADDFSIYCTSHNGAKATAQALVKFLKTKLKLTINEEKSGIKRPVHFTILGFGFVPTYKKGSKNDYQLVVAEKAWKKLKEKLKSISRKTAPVKLEDRIAKINEIQRGWLNYFRGTSIMGKLRDIDGWLRNRLRYCIWHDWKKPERKRKNLIRLGIDQDHAYAWSRTRKGGWAIAQSPILGSTITLKRLKQKGYQSLTDVYIELNPSLCEPPNT; this is encoded by the coding sequence ATGATTGCACGAGTAGTACATCCTTACAATCTTCAAAAAGCATTGGAACATGTTATTTCCAATCGAGGCAGTGCAGGCGTTGATGGCGTAAAAGTCAGCCAACTCAAAGAAGGTTTTCCGAAACGAAAACCACAACTGCTAGAAGATATTGCAAACGGAAACTACTGCTCACAACCCATTTTGGGAGTAGAAATTCCTAAGGGGAACGGCAAAGTCCGTCTTTTGGGAGTTCCTACCACTACCGACCGAGTGTTGCAACAAGCCGTATCGCAGGTTATAGCACCATTATTCGAAACCGAGTTTAGTAGCAATAGTTTTGGATTTCGCCCCAACAAGAATGCCCGACAAGCCGTTGGACAATCACGGGACTACATCCATCAAGGGTTGAACCACATTGTGGACATTGACCTCAAGAACTTCTTTGATGAAGTAGACCATTGTTTATTACTGAATTTAGTCTATCGAAAAGTGAAATGTAAAACTACGATGCGACTCATCCGAAAATGGTTGCGTGCGCCAATACAAATCAAAGGAAAACTACAGAAAAGACGCAAGGGCGTTCCGCAAGGAAGTCCACTCAGTCCGTTATTGTCGAATATTCTACTCCATGAATTGGACAAAGAAATGACAAGACGCAAATACAAATTTGTACGTTATGCCGATGATTTTAGTATTTATTGTACGAGCCACAACGGGGCAAAAGCGACAGCACAAGCACTTGTTAAATTCTTGAAAACAAAGCTCAAACTGACCATCAACGAGGAGAAAAGCGGGATAAAACGTCCTGTTCACTTCACGATTTTGGGATTCGGATTTGTGCCAACTTACAAGAAAGGAAGCAAGAACGATTATCAATTGGTAGTGGCAGAAAAAGCATGGAAGAAACTAAAAGAAAAGCTCAAAAGCATTAGCCGTAAAACCGCACCAGTCAAACTAGAAGACCGTATTGCCAAGATAAACGAAATTCAGCGAGGATGGTTAAACTATTTTCGGGGAACAAGTATCATGGGAAAATTACGTGACATAGATGGCTGGTTAAGAAACCGACTTCGGTACTGCATTTGGCACGACTGGAAAAAACCCGAACGGAAAAGGAAAAACCTCATACGACTAGGAATTGACCAAGACCACGCCTATGCATGGAGTCGGACTCGAAAAGGTGGTTGGGCGATTGCTCAGAGTCCAATTTTGGGGTCTACCATCACTTTGAAGCGCTTAAAACAAAAAGGGTATCAATCATTAACCGATGTTTATATCGAACTTAACCCATCTCTTTGCGAACCGCCGAATACGTGA
- a CDS encoding peptidylprolyl isomerase, producing MKKNILYLLLLAITFVSCKEENSNLPDGLYAKIETDRGEIIVELNYTKAPITVANFVTLAEGKNKFVTNDHLKERPFYDGLRFHRVISDFMVQTGDPLGTGSGDAGYKFKDEITDLRFEDAGVLAMANNGPSTNSSQFFITHLPTPWLDGKHTIFGHVVEKGMETVNKIQQGDFIKKITIIRKGEAAKKFNAEKTFYDYFSVEADKQKQKLAALTVADSKYKEVRQDKTDYFNALKSKASKTSTGLKYVITKKSGGKKPAKGAALNIHYAGFLEDGHLFDTSIENVAQTFGKFNPARAEAQQYIPIPFVAGKKDGMIPGFIEGLEKLSYGDKAVLFIPSHLAYGAGGAGDVIPPNANIIFEIELMDNQQ from the coding sequence ATGAAAAAAAATATTTTATACTTGTTATTACTTGCCATAACCTTTGTTTCTTGTAAAGAAGAGAACAGCAACTTACCTGATGGTTTGTATGCCAAAATAGAAACAGACAGAGGCGAAATAATAGTAGAACTAAATTATACCAAAGCTCCTATTACAGTTGCTAACTTCGTGACTTTGGCCGAAGGAAAAAACAAGTTTGTGACCAATGACCACCTAAAAGAAAGACCTTTTTATGACGGACTTCGTTTTCACCGTGTGATTAGTGATTTCATGGTGCAAACAGGAGATCCACTTGGAACAGGTTCTGGTGATGCGGGTTACAAATTTAAAGACGAAATTACAGATTTGCGCTTTGAAGATGCTGGTGTTCTTGCGATGGCAAACAACGGACCTTCAACCAACAGCAGTCAGTTCTTTATCACACATCTACCTACTCCTTGGCTTGATGGAAAACATACCATATTTGGTCATGTAGTAGAAAAAGGAATGGAAACGGTGAATAAAATTCAGCAAGGCGATTTTATCAAAAAAATTACTATTATTCGAAAAGGAGAAGCAGCAAAAAAATTCAATGCTGAAAAAACTTTTTACGATTATTTCTCTGTGGAAGCAGACAAGCAAAAACAAAAACTAGCAGCTTTGACTGTAGCGGATTCTAAATATAAAGAAGTACGTCAAGATAAAACCGATTATTTTAATGCTTTAAAATCAAAGGCATCAAAAACATCTACAGGTTTAAAATATGTGATTACCAAAAAATCTGGAGGAAAGAAACCTGCAAAAGGAGCAGCATTAAACATTCATTATGCTGGTTTTCTGGAAGATGGTCATTTGTTTGACACAAGTATAGAAAACGTAGCGCAAACCTTTGGGAAATTTAATCCAGCTAGAGCTGAAGCCCAACAATACATCCCAATTCCTTTTGTAGCGGGTAAAAAAGATGGAATGATTCCTGGTTTTATCGAAGGATTAGAAAAATTATCTTATGGTGACAAAGCCGTATTATTTATCCCTTCACACTTAGCTTATGGAGCTGGTGGCGCTGGAGATGTAATTCCGCCCAATGCCAATATTATTTTTGAAATTGAATTAATGGATAACCAACAATAA
- a CDS encoding tyrosine-type recombinase/integrase → MPLSEHLIRVLKVYIEAEKPKTYLFNGQPVARAGGDTSSTLSTGFDSRYSQRGVQWAVKQASKAAGITKEVCVHTLRHTFATHLLEDGLDIVSLKNLLGHEQIETTMEYLHIAQLDTQKAFSPLDTLFAKCRKK, encoded by the coding sequence GTGCCGCTATCAGAGCATCTTATTAGGGTACTAAAAGTATATATCGAAGCCGAAAAACCAAAAACCTACCTCTTCAACGGGCAACCTGTAGCTCGTGCTGGAGGCGATACTTCGTCTACGCTCAGCACAGGTTTTGACTCTCGTTATTCGCAACGTGGCGTGCAATGGGCAGTAAAACAAGCCAGTAAAGCTGCTGGCATCACCAAAGAGGTTTGCGTACACACGCTCCGACACACTTTTGCAACGCACTTACTCGAGGATGGACTCGATATTGTGAGCTTAAAAAACCTTTTGGGACACGAACAAATTGAGACCACAATGGAGTACTTGCACATCGCCCAACTCGACACTCAAAAAGCTTTTAGTCCACTCGATACTTTGTTTGCCAAGTGTCGCAAGAAGTAG